One segment of Tissierellales bacterium DNA contains the following:
- a CDS encoding response regulator transcription factor, with amino-acid sequence MNKILILEDEASIRAFVKINLARNGFEVVEADTGEKALELYKKHKDIDLAILDVMLPGIDGLEVCKELRNSNDNMGIIMLTARSQELDKVMALDLGADDYLTKPFSPMELVARVNALLRRVEKKSEENDHLVSGVFEIDLNARKFYKSKIEIELTPTEFSLMKMFMKNPDRALTRDELLDEVWGENYIGDVKIVDVNIRRLRKKVEEDSSSPKYIETIWGSGYRWRKEE; translated from the coding sequence ATGAATAAAATATTAATATTAGAGGATGAGGCATCGATTCGTGCTTTTGTAAAGATCAATCTTGCAAGAAATGGTTTTGAGGTTGTAGAAGCAGACACTGGGGAAAAAGCACTAGAGTTATACAAAAAGCACAAGGATATAGATTTGGCGATATTAGATGTAATGCTTCCTGGAATTGATGGACTAGAAGTTTGTAAAGAGCTTAGAAATAGCAATGACAATATGGGGATTATTATGTTGACTGCTAGAAGTCAAGAATTGGACAAGGTCATGGCATTAGATTTAGGTGCAGATGACTACTTGACTAAGCCATTTAGTCCTATGGAACTAGTTGCAAGGGTAAATGCTTTGCTAAGAAGAGTTGAGAAAAAAAGTGAAGAAAATGATCATTTGGTATCGGGAGTATTTGAAATAGATTTAAATGCTAGAAAATTTTATAAATCTAAAATTGAGATTGAGCTTACACCAACTGAATTTTCGCTTATGAAAATGTTTATGAAAAATCCAGATAGGGCACTTACAAGAGATGAGCTCTTGGATGAAGTTTGGGGAGAAAACTATATAGGTGATGTGAAAATAGTTGATGTTAACATACGTAGATTGCGAAAAAAAGTAGAAGAAGATTCTTCAAGTCCAAAATATATAGAAACTATTTGGGGTAGTGGATATAGATGGCGAAAGGAAGAGTAG
- a CDS encoding aminotransferase class IV gives MREIRGKYIIQDGNIILAENAEIMLDGSFYEVIRIYDGKFLFLNEHIERLEKSIIGAGYECPFDKEYLLELVNRLKQSLSILNQNIKIVVEIENAKRISIYAIESKYPEKELYEMGVAVDCLNIKRDNPEIKLWNQNYKNIVNKVVKEKELFEVLLVDDDGTITEGSKSNVFFIKGDVVYTASTKKVLNGITRQKVIEAIKNANIVIEEIDVGVKDIKDIDAAFLTGTSLNILPISRIGDKMFEYSVQTKRLMEKLKKAYEQILHE, from the coding sequence ATGAGAGAAATCAGAGGCAAGTATATAATTCAAGATGGAAATATAATTCTAGCAGAAAATGCCGAGATTATGCTAGACGGGAGTTTTTATGAGGTAATAAGAATTTATGATGGAAAGTTTTTATTTTTGAATGAGCATATAGAAAGATTGGAAAAATCTATTATAGGAGCTGGTTATGAGTGTCCTTTTGATAAAGAGTACTTACTAGAATTGGTAAATCGATTAAAGCAGAGCTTGTCAATATTAAATCAAAATATAAAGATAGTGGTAGAAATTGAAAATGCAAAGAGAATAAGCATTTACGCTATAGAAAGCAAGTATCCTGAAAAGGAATTGTATGAAATGGGAGTAGCTGTAGACTGCTTAAATATTAAAAGGGACAATCCAGAGATAAAGCTTTGGAATCAAAATTATAAAAATATAGTAAACAAAGTAGTTAAAGAAAAAGAGCTCTTCGAGGTTTTATTGGTGGATGATGATGGAACAATAACTGAAGGTAGCAAATCTAATGTATTTTTTATAAAAGGAGATGTAGTATACACTGCTTCTACTAAAAAAGTTTTAAATGGGATTACACGTCAAAAGGTTATAGAGGCGATTAAGAATGCGAATATAGTTATTGAGGAAATTGATGTTGGGGTTAAAGATATAAAAGATATCGATGCTGCCTTTTTGACAGGAACATCTCTAAATATATTGCCGATAAGTAGGATTGGTGATAAAATGTTTGAATATAGCGTTCAAACAAAGCGATTGATGGAAAAATTAAAAAAGGCATATGAACAAATATTACATGAATAA
- a CDS encoding DUF3343 domain-containing protein, with the protein MEKSYYVLFKATTQLYALKKVLESYEVEFEISPTPRGLSSNCTKSIKIGESQKMMVEKLLKCHCEIKTSGIHEWKKTSFLSNLIGFTK; encoded by the coding sequence TTGGAGAAATCATATTATGTGTTATTTAAAGCAACAACTCAATTATATGCACTTAAAAAGGTATTAGAAAGTTATGAAGTTGAATTTGAGATAAGCCCAACTCCAAGGGGATTGTCTTCAAATTGTACGAAGTCTATAAAAATTGGGGAAAGCCAAAAAATGATGGTGGAAAAATTATTAAAATGCCATTGTGAGATAAAAACATCAGGTATTCATGAATGGAAAAAGACTTCATTTTTGAGTAATTTAATTGGATTTACGAAATGA
- a CDS encoding dicarboxylate/amino acid:cation symporter — translation MKGTKKLTRNIFIALIAGIIVGIIINKMPESKWLDEIFVGYGMAFIGDLFIRSIKMLVAPLVFFSIVCGSSSIGDMRKLGRVGGKTLGFYLTTTAIAITLAIGLASVLNPGIGLDLSNIVREQPTIKESVPITQVLLNMIPKNPIKALADGEMLQIIVFAILTGISISLLGEKAKAAKDVFESLNEMMLKMVGMVMYLAPIGVFGLLVKTFSQLGFDAMWNLGKYMGTVLIALFLHGILTYLGALKFLGRLSPIQFLKNFSPAMSVAFSTATSSGTLPVTTEMVEKRCGVSPEIASFTLPLGATINMDGTAIMQGVAVIFIAQVYGVTLTLPQIITVILTATLASVGTAGVPGVGLITLSMVLQSVNLPIEGIGLIMGIDRLLDMTRTAVNITGDAVCTLLIAKSENLFEEDTFYEKNVEFVAE, via the coding sequence ATCAAAGGAACAAAAAAATTAACGAGAAATATCTTTATAGCACTAATTGCAGGAATTATAGTGGGTATTATAATTAATAAGATGCCAGAATCTAAGTGGTTAGACGAAATATTTGTTGGATACGGTATGGCATTTATAGGAGATTTATTCATAAGATCTATTAAAATGCTTGTTGCACCACTTGTATTTTTCTCTATAGTTTGTGGAAGTTCAAGTATTGGAGATATGAGAAAATTAGGTAGAGTAGGGGGAAAAACATTAGGTTTTTATTTGACAACGACGGCAATTGCTATAACACTTGCAATTGGTTTGGCATCTGTTTTAAACCCTGGAATTGGTCTTGACCTATCTAACATAGTTAGAGAACAACCAACGATAAAAGAGAGTGTTCCAATTACACAAGTGTTGTTAAACATGATACCGAAAAATCCAATAAAAGCATTGGCTGATGGAGAGATGCTACAAATAATAGTATTTGCTATTTTGACTGGAATTTCAATATCATTATTGGGAGAAAAGGCAAAAGCTGCAAAAGATGTGTTTGAGTCATTAAATGAGATGATGCTTAAAATGGTAGGAATGGTTATGTACCTTGCTCCTATAGGAGTTTTTGGATTGTTAGTAAAAACATTTTCACAATTGGGATTTGATGCAATGTGGAATCTTGGAAAATACATGGGGACTGTTTTGATAGCATTGTTTTTACATGGAATATTGACGTACTTAGGTGCACTTAAATTCTTGGGAAGATTGAGTCCAATTCAATTTTTGAAAAACTTTTCGCCAGCAATGAGTGTTGCGTTTTCAACTGCTACTAGTTCAGGAACTCTACCAGTTACGACAGAAATGGTAGAAAAGAGATGCGGAGTGTCTCCGGAAATAGCATCATTTACATTGCCACTTGGAGCGACTATAAATATGGATGGTACGGCTATAATGCAAGGTGTTGCTGTAATATTTATAGCTCAGGTGTACGGAGTTACGCTTACATTACCACAAATAATTACAGTAATATTGACAGCTACTCTGGCTTCTGTTGGTACAGCTGGAGTACCAGGTGTTGGTCTGATTACATTATCTATGGTTTTACAGTCAGTTAACTTACCAATAGAGGGTATAGGATTGATTATGGGAATAGATAGATTGTTGGATATGACTAGAACTGCAGTAAATATAACTGGTGATGCAGTATGTACATTACTCATTGCGAAGTCTGAAAATCTATTTGAGGAAGATACATTCTACGAGAAAAATGTTGAGTTTGTAGCAGAGTAA
- a CDS encoding peptide chain release factor 3: MSINNPKLTQEVQRRRTFAIISHPDAGKTTLTEKLLLFGGAIRSAGSVKSRKSQKHAVSDWMEIEKQRGISVTSSVLQFEYNNFCVNILDTPGHQDFSEDTYRTLMAADCAVMVVDCAKGVEDQTKKLFKVCKRRGIPIFTFVNKLDRMGKDPFELLEEIENVLEIKSYPINWPIGNGKDFKGVFSRKLEQIELFEDGQHGSSKTNTLRGSVDDPSFEPLLGSHLHEKLLEDIELLDIAGDDYDLDAILKGELTPVYFGSALTNFGVQPFLESFLELTTPPLPRPSNKGLIDPTDDNFTGFIFKIQANMNKAHRDRIAFLKICSGTFEKGMGVNHVQTGRKIKLAQPQQFLAQDRVIVDTAYPGDIIGLHDPGIFRIGDTLCANQSKVEYEGIPVFSPEHFAKVSAKDSMKRKQFMKGIDQLAEEGSIQVFRRPNTGNETLIIGVVGVLQFEVLEYRLKNEYGVDLIIDRLQYRLVRWIKQDNFDYRRFSLAMDTMLVTDSDDHPAVLLQSEWTIRHILDRNEGVELEEISLRK; encoded by the coding sequence GTGTCAATAAATAATCCAAAATTAACTCAAGAAGTACAACGCCGTAGAACATTTGCTATAATTTCTCACCCTGATGCTGGTAAGACTACTCTAACCGAGAAATTATTATTGTTCGGAGGTGCTATCCGTTCTGCCGGTTCAGTTAAATCGAGAAAATCTCAAAAACATGCTGTTTCCGATTGGATGGAAATAGAAAAACAAAGGGGTATATCAGTTACATCAAGTGTTCTTCAATTTGAATACAACAATTTTTGTGTAAATATTTTAGATACTCCTGGTCACCAAGACTTTAGTGAAGATACTTATAGAACTTTAATGGCTGCGGATTGCGCTGTTATGGTTGTAGACTGTGCTAAAGGTGTCGAAGATCAAACGAAGAAACTTTTTAAAGTTTGTAAACGTAGAGGTATTCCAATTTTTACTTTTGTAAATAAGTTAGACCGTATGGGAAAAGATCCATTTGAATTACTTGAAGAAATAGAAAATGTCCTTGAAATAAAATCTTATCCTATAAACTGGCCAATTGGAAATGGAAAAGACTTTAAAGGTGTTTTTAGTAGAAAATTAGAACAAATAGAACTTTTTGAAGATGGACAACATGGTAGCAGTAAAACTAACACGCTAAGAGGTTCTGTAGATGATCCTTCTTTTGAACCATTACTTGGAAGTCATCTTCACGAAAAATTATTAGAGGATATAGAACTTCTAGACATCGCTGGTGATGACTATGATTTAGATGCAATTCTAAAAGGCGAACTCACTCCTGTTTATTTTGGTAGTGCACTTACTAATTTTGGAGTTCAACCATTTTTAGAATCATTTTTAGAACTTACTACTCCACCACTACCAAGACCTAGTAACAAAGGACTTATCGATCCTACTGATGATAATTTCACTGGCTTCATATTTAAAATACAGGCAAATATGAACAAAGCTCACAGAGATAGAATTGCCTTTTTGAAAATTTGTTCGGGTACTTTTGAAAAAGGCATGGGCGTAAATCATGTTCAAACTGGTAGAAAAATAAAATTAGCACAGCCTCAACAATTCTTAGCCCAGGACAGAGTTATTGTAGATACCGCTTATCCAGGCGACATTATCGGTTTACATGACCCTGGTATATTCAGAATTGGCGACACCCTCTGTGCAAATCAATCTAAAGTTGAATATGAAGGTATTCCTGTATTTTCTCCAGAACATTTTGCGAAAGTATCAGCAAAAGATTCTATGAAGAGAAAACAATTCATGAAGGGTATTGACCAATTAGCAGAGGAAGGTTCTATACAAGTATTTAGAAGACCTAATACCGGAAACGAAACCCTAATAATTGGTGTTGTAGGTGTCCTTCAATTTGAAGTCTTAGAATATAGATTAAAAAATGAATACGGCGTAGATTTGATTATAGATCGATTGCAATATAGATTAGTTCGTTGGATAAAGCAAGACAATTTTGATTATAGACGTTTTTCACTTGCCATGGATACTATGCTTGTAACAGATTCTGACGATCATCCAGCTGTTTTATTACAAAGTGAGTGGACTATACGACATATATTAGATAGAAACGAAGGCGTTGAGCTCGAAGAAATTTCGCTCAGAAAATAA
- a CDS encoding alanine:cation symporter family protein — MSTLFHYITSLSDFIWGYPLLILLIGGGILMSFTLGFFQIRYLPFILKETFGKIFSKPEGEGTITPFQAACSALASTVGAANIVGVPVAIATGGPGAVFWMWSVALIGQATK; from the coding sequence ATGTCAACATTATTTCACTATATCACTAGCCTATCAGATTTCATTTGGGGTTATCCACTGCTAATACTTTTAATTGGTGGAGGAATACTTATGAGTTTTACATTAGGCTTTTTCCAAATACGTTATTTGCCATTTATATTAAAAGAAACTTTCGGTAAAATTTTTTCTAAACCCGAAGGTGAAGGGACTATTACTCCTTTTCAAGCCGCGTGTAGTGCTCTTGCATCAACAGTTGGAGCTGCAAATATCGTAGGTGTTCCTGTTGCCATAGCAACAGGCGGCCCTGGAGCAGTTTTTTGGATGTGGTCTGTTGCTCTAATTGGTCAAGCTACTAAG
- a CDS encoding HAMP domain-containing histidine kinase: protein MKSLKSRIIFSSMITIVLIILIFEIIFMIGIREYYYGSIHRLLIDRANISAEFYDKYLPDSSLQYKGRYIIENYGDDEYCTLQILNKDGRIIESSSRFNSNKTIQTSDFISAINGQVDRYIGRDSETGEKILSISLPLSYGYGQTAVIRYITSIEEVDRVSDNLIFKIWIIGLLVLILALIVSFILARSIIRPVKELILVSEKMAKGDFSIRGSIEEKNEMGKLSDTLNYMADEIEKTNKIKNEFISSISHELRTPLTAIKGWNETLLSTEDEISEELQIGLQIISSETNRLIGLTEELLDFSKLESNKLTLYEEEFKLQNILREVANQYKHRAREKEVKIIVDIDDDLPEIQGDRNRLKQVFINILDNALKFSGMGSKIEVEVRQIQAMLLISFKDYGIGIKKEDLPKVKEKFYKGRSRVSGSGLGLSICNGIVELHGGRLEIESEYEKGTVVKIYLPFG, encoded by the coding sequence GTGAAAAGTTTAAAGTCACGTATTATATTTAGTTCTATGATTACAATAGTACTCATTATTTTAATATTTGAGATAATATTTATGATAGGAATTAGAGAATACTATTACGGAAGTATACACAGACTATTAATTGATAGAGCAAATATATCAGCAGAGTTTTATGATAAATACTTGCCTGATAGTTCGCTTCAATACAAGGGACGATATATAATTGAAAATTATGGTGATGATGAGTATTGTACTTTACAGATTTTAAACAAAGATGGGAGGATAATAGAGTCATCAAGCCGATTCAATAGTAATAAGACTATACAGACAAGTGATTTTATTTCAGCAATAAATGGACAAGTTGATAGATATATAGGTAGAGATTCAGAGACTGGGGAAAAGATACTCAGTATTTCATTACCTCTTAGTTATGGATATGGACAAACAGCTGTTATAAGGTATATTACGTCTATAGAAGAAGTAGACAGAGTAAGTGATAATTTGATTTTTAAAATATGGATTATAGGATTGCTAGTTTTAATATTGGCATTGATAGTTAGTTTTATACTAGCTCGTTCCATAATAAGACCAGTTAAAGAACTGATTTTAGTTTCAGAAAAAATGGCAAAAGGCGATTTTTCAATAAGAGGAAGTATTGAGGAAAAAAATGAAATGGGAAAATTGTCAGATACTTTAAATTATATGGCAGATGAAATAGAAAAAACAAATAAAATAAAAAATGAGTTTATTTCATCTATTTCTCATGAGCTTAGAACACCTCTTACGGCAATAAAAGGATGGAATGAAACTTTATTGTCGACAGAAGATGAGATTTCAGAAGAATTGCAAATTGGTTTGCAGATAATTTCGAGTGAAACAAATAGATTAATTGGTCTCACAGAAGAACTATTAGATTTTTCAAAACTAGAAAGTAATAAATTGACACTATATGAAGAAGAATTTAAGTTGCAGAATATACTGAGAGAAGTAGCTAATCAGTATAAGCATAGAGCTCGAGAAAAAGAAGTAAAAATTATAGTAGACATAGATGATGATTTACCAGAGATACAGGGAGATAGGAATAGGCTGAAACAAGTTTTTATAAACATACTAGACAATGCACTTAAGTTTTCTGGTATGGGTAGTAAAATTGAAGTAGAGGTCCGACAGATTCAAGCTATGCTTTTAATAAGTTTCAAAGATTATGGAATTGGAATAAAAAAAGAAGATTTGCCTAAAGTAAAAGAAAAGTTTTATAAAGGTAGAAGTAGAGTATCTGGAAGCGGATTGGGACTTTCTATTTGTAATGGTATAGTTGAGCTTCATGGAGGAAGGCTAGAAATAGAAAGTGAGTATGAAAAAGGAACTGTTGTAAAAATTTATCTGCCGTTCGGTTAA
- a CDS encoding methyl-accepting chemotaxis protein, giving the protein MKKLQLWSAIVDAILLAILLSLKNHWWIACIAIGILLLLKNILIIKLGSGTKHLHGMIDKVLTGQMNIKLKKTNIPMIDQLIEKFSHLMNKTKHVLSEYENTSQRMAGEVYQLTRISTHLRESQSDIAATVQELTEAGMSNAEAVSEVDEKITSLTKIAGNIQENAETSYLVAQDSGRVIKESFESFKEIINQIKKLQEENNLVMEEITKLRDYIGEVDLIIKTVNGIADQTQLLALNASIEAARAGEAGKGFAVVAGEVSKLADESSQSANQIRTILSNITGNVDGLTGRIEHQTETISKNVNGSQEALSKFDVIEEAMNMNIEAVSNIKSQANEQKNYVNQIKEASDLVNENTQKNAAVSEEISATTQEQLASVEAIDSLVHELSEEVETTKKVISEFVNGFVLSENNKKKVELAKKHMANMVINIDIESNDVSSMENYLRKESNKVGAAGLYAIANEDGMIIMASKDVPKEIRNIKSRPFFAPAMSGETFVSAPYISIVSNQYNLSISMPIENNGRICGVLVGNIGLEE; this is encoded by the coding sequence ATGAAAAAATTACAATTGTGGTCAGCGATAGTAGATGCTATTTTATTGGCAATACTATTGTCTTTAAAAAATCATTGGTGGATAGCATGTATTGCTATAGGTATACTTCTTTTACTTAAGAATATACTAATTATAAAATTGGGATCAGGAACAAAGCATTTGCATGGAATGATCGATAAGGTTTTAACTGGTCAAATGAACATAAAATTGAAGAAGACCAATATTCCAATGATTGATCAATTAATTGAAAAATTTTCACACTTGATGAATAAAACAAAACATGTATTATCAGAATATGAGAATACAAGTCAGAGAATGGCTGGAGAAGTATATCAACTGACGAGAATATCTACTCACTTGAGAGAGTCACAGTCAGATATAGCAGCTACTGTGCAGGAACTCACAGAAGCGGGAATGAGCAATGCAGAAGCAGTATCGGAAGTTGATGAAAAAATTACATCGTTGACAAAGATAGCTGGAAATATACAAGAAAATGCAGAGACAAGTTATTTGGTAGCACAGGATTCAGGAAGAGTTATAAAGGAAAGCTTTGAAAGCTTTAAAGAGATAATAAATCAAATAAAGAAACTACAAGAAGAAAATAATTTGGTAATGGAAGAAATAACAAAACTTAGAGACTATATTGGTGAAGTGGATTTAATAATAAAGACAGTAAATGGAATAGCTGATCAAACTCAATTATTAGCGTTGAATGCCTCGATAGAAGCTGCAAGGGCAGGTGAAGCAGGGAAAGGTTTTGCTGTAGTGGCGGGAGAGGTTTCTAAATTAGCAGATGAATCTTCTCAATCAGCAAATCAAATTAGAACTATACTTAGCAATATTACTGGAAATGTTGATGGTTTGACAGGTAGAATAGAACACCAAACTGAAACTATAAGTAAAAATGTGAATGGTTCTCAAGAAGCATTGAGCAAATTTGATGTAATAGAAGAAGCTATGAACATGAATATAGAGGCTGTATCAAATATAAAGAGTCAGGCAAATGAACAAAAAAATTATGTAAATCAAATAAAAGAGGCTTCCGATTTAGTTAATGAAAATACTCAGAAAAACGCTGCTGTTTCTGAAGAAATAAGCGCAACTACGCAAGAACAATTAGCATCAGTAGAAGCTATAGATAGTTTAGTACATGAGTTGAGTGAAGAAGTTGAAACTACAAAAAAAGTAATAAGTGAATTTGTAAATGGTTTTGTTTTAAGCGAAAATAATAAGAAAAAAGTAGAATTAGCCAAAAAACATATGGCAAATATGGTAATTAATATTGATATTGAAAGTAATGATGTTTCGTCGATGGAAAATTATTTAAGGAAAGAATCGAACAAGGTGGGTGCGGCAGGCTTATATGCTATTGCAAATGAAGATGGAATGATAATTATGGCTTCAAAAGATGTGCCAAAAGAAATCAGAAATATTAAATCAAGACCATTTTTTGCACCAGCAATGTCTGGAGAAACCTTTGTTTCAGCGCCGTATATATCGATAGTTAGTAATCAATATAACTTATCTATATCAATGCCAATTGAAAATAACGGACGAATATGTGGAGTTTTAGTGGGTAATATTGGTCTAGAGGAGTAG
- a CDS encoding VanZ family protein, with product MRLNKKAYAGVSFAFASYLSFLIYKVFIKAYGNYYRVATDTPDYNLELFKSIERFTRAYNNYSFEVYFYNIYGNILAFIPAGLLLPMIFPKLKCWWNVLLGFLLSLAIECGQYITRLGTFDVDDLMLNTIGVFMGVVIYQILVQIVHKNESLKKKLLI from the coding sequence ATGAGATTAAATAAGAAGGCATATGCGGGTGTCTCATTTGCATTTGCTAGTTATTTGAGTTTTTTAATCTATAAAGTATTTATAAAAGCGTATGGGAATTATTATAGAGTTGCTACAGATACACCAGATTATAATTTGGAGTTATTTAAATCAATAGAGCGTTTTACTAGAGCGTATAACAATTATAGTTTTGAGGTTTACTTTTACAATATTTATGGAAATATATTAGCATTTATTCCAGCGGGACTACTGCTTCCAATGATATTTCCAAAATTGAAATGTTGGTGGAATGTTCTATTGGGTTTCTTGCTTAGTTTAGCAATTGAATGTGGGCAATACATAACTCGTCTTGGTACTTTTGATGTTGATGATTTGATGCTCAATACTATAGGAGTTTTTATGGGAGTAGTTATTTATCAGATTTTAGTTCAAATCGTTCATAAAAACGAGAGTTTAAAGAAGAAATTATTAATATAA
- a CDS encoding CPBP family intramembrane metalloprotease, with protein sequence MLIKKLNNKKISINSFSILSILGIFILANLLEISIAIVPSSFVKIYLSKSSIIWVLFIIGLFTKYIVIRCLISWFCSFQKPPIINRYKPGRTLIVCLLILISYRLIYNFGISHIFDFSRNSSVVTSTFNELFNFKILALITVLLVSPIYEEIIFRGLILNALRERHSETLSIVISAILFSIVHLNLVQCVNTFLIGLILGLIYVKTESLYIVIFAHIFHNMLALKLPTFINGPNWLQITGSVFIIIISLLVFLKSIAYIFNHKTEIEND encoded by the coding sequence ATGTTAATAAAAAAACTTAATAATAAAAAAATATCTATAAATTCATTTTCCATATTAAGTATTTTAGGTATTTTTATTTTAGCCAATTTACTTGAAATATCGATAGCAATAGTTCCATCTTCATTTGTTAAAATATATCTAAGCAAATCATCAATAATTTGGGTACTGTTTATAATAGGCCTTTTTACAAAATACATAGTCATAAGATGCCTTATTTCATGGTTTTGCTCTTTTCAAAAACCACCTATAATCAATCGCTACAAACCAGGCAGAACATTGATTGTTTGCCTTTTAATACTAATATCTTATAGATTGATTTACAATTTTGGAATAAGCCATATATTTGATTTTTCAAGAAATTCCTCAGTAGTTACTTCTACATTCAATGAACTCTTTAATTTCAAAATACTTGCACTTATAACAGTATTACTTGTAAGTCCAATTTATGAAGAAATCATATTCAGAGGATTAATTTTAAACGCTTTGAGAGAAAGACATTCTGAAACCTTATCCATTGTGATATCTGCTATTTTATTTTCTATCGTTCATCTCAACTTAGTTCAATGTGTAAACACTTTTTTGATAGGTTTGATCTTGGGACTGATATATGTAAAAACTGAATCTTTATATATCGTTATATTCGCTCATATATTTCACAATATGTTAGCTTTGAAATTACCTACCTTTATAAATGGCCCCAATTGGCTACAAATTACAGGTTCTGTCTTTATAATAATTATTAGCTTGCTTGTATTTTTAAAGTCTATTGCTTACATTTTTAATCACAAAACAGAAATAGAAAATGACTAA
- the pepT gene encoding peptidase T has protein sequence MSKALEYLLKYVAVDTQSDPESTTNPTTEKQFNLANILVDDLKELGLNDARVDEKGYVYASLKGNTPGPKLGFIAHMDTAPDASGANVKPRIIKNYDGSDILLHDDLKKIMKTCDFPVLKEYVGQDLVVTDGTTLLGADDKAGISEILAMLSHIKENPSISHPDLKIAFTPDEEVGQGADYFDVNTFGADFAYTVDGGKIGELEYENFNAAGAKIKINGRNVHPGGAKNKMINSMQIAMELNQMLPPQQRPEFTENYEGFFLLTQIEGCVEESKMQYIIRDHNRELFETKKELLKSIVTLLNQKYGENTIELELKDQYYNMREKVEPHMHIIDLAKKSMIDSGVTPLIQPIRGGTDGARLSFMGLPCPNLFTGGHNFHGIYEFIPVQSMDASVSVLIKILENSVLK, from the coding sequence ATGTCAAAAGCATTAGAATATTTATTGAAATACGTTGCAGTAGATACACAATCTGATCCTGAATCGACAACTAATCCAACTACAGAAAAGCAATTTAACCTGGCAAATATTTTAGTTGATGATTTGAAAGAACTCGGTTTAAACGATGCTAGAGTTGATGAAAAGGGTTACGTATATGCTTCACTCAAAGGTAATACTCCTGGCCCTAAACTCGGTTTTATAGCTCATATGGACACTGCTCCAGATGCTAGTGGTGCCAATGTAAAACCAAGAATAATAAAGAACTATGATGGTTCCGATATTTTGTTACATGATGACTTGAAAAAAATCATGAAAACTTGTGATTTTCCAGTTCTAAAAGAATATGTAGGTCAAGATTTAGTTGTTACAGATGGAACAACTTTATTAGGTGCTGATGATAAAGCCGGTATATCTGAAATACTAGCAATGTTAAGCCATATAAAAGAAAATCCAAGTATTTCCCATCCTGATTTAAAAATAGCTTTTACTCCTGATGAAGAAGTCGGTCAAGGAGCTGATTATTTTGATGTAAATACATTTGGTGCTGATTTTGCCTACACTGTAGATGGTGGAAAGATCGGTGAATTAGAATATGAAAACTTCAATGCTGCTGGAGCTAAAATTAAAATCAATGGTAGAAATGTTCATCCTGGTGGAGCAAAAAATAAAATGATAAATTCTATGCAAATCGCCATGGAATTAAATCAAATGCTACCTCCTCAACAAAGACCTGAGTTTACAGAAAACTACGAAGGATTTTTCTTACTTACTCAAATCGAAGGCTGTGTAGAAGAATCAAAAATGCAGTATATAATAAGAGATCATAATCGTGAATTATTTGAAACTAAAAAAGAATTACTAAAATCAATAGTTACTTTATTAAATCAAAAATATGGTGAAAACACTATCGAATTAGAATTAAAAGATCAGTATTATAATATGAGAGAAAAAGTAGAACCACATATGCATATCATTGATCTTGCAAAAAAATCAATGATTGATAGTGGTGTTACACCATTAATCCAACCTATAAGAGGTGGTACTGATGGTGCTAGATTGTCTTTCATGGGACTTCCTTGCCCTAATCTTTTTACTGGTGGACATAATTTCCATGGAATATACGAATTCATTCCAGTTCAATCTATGGATGCATCAGTTTCTGTTTTAATTAAAATACTTGAAAATAGTGTTTTAAAATAA